From the Salmo trutta chromosome 30, fSalTru1.1, whole genome shotgun sequence genome, one window contains:
- the LOC115168416 gene encoding ninjurin-1-like has translation MNGSADRENGGEVPHTGVWRGGSPSALLNMNHYANKKSAAESMLDVALLMANASQLKAVLEQGPDFSLYTPLITLISISLSLQVTVGVLLIFIVRWNLNDQSKHFRLNVMENLATGLVFVIVVVNVFITAFGVQEHNQKA, from the exons ATGAACGGGAGCGCCGACAGAGAAAATGGAGGGGAG gtCCCCCATACAGGTGTCTGGCGCGGTGGCAGCCCCTCTGCTCTCCTGAACATGAACCACTATGCCAATAAGAAGAGTGCAGCAGAGAGCATGCTGGACGTAGCCCTGCTGATGGCCAACGCTTCCCAGCTGAAGGCTGTCCTGGAGCAGGGGCCAGACTTCTCCTTGTACACTCCCCTCATCACTCTCATCAGCATCTCCCTCAGCCTGCAGGTCACTGTGGGggtcctcctcatcttcatcG TGCGGTGGAACCTGAATGACCAGAGTAAACACTTCAGACTGAATGTAATGGAGAACCTGGCCACAGGCCTCGTCTTCGTCATCGTAGTAGTCAACGTCTTCATCACTGCCTTTGGAGTACAGGAACACAATCAGAAAGCCTGA